A DNA window from Centropristis striata isolate RG_2023a ecotype Rhode Island chromosome 10, C.striata_1.0, whole genome shotgun sequence contains the following coding sequences:
- the rpgra gene encoding trichohyalin: MTGQDDVDIPESGAIFTFGKSSFADNVPSKFWLKNDQPVHLSCGGEHTALITENGRLLMFGGNTCGQLGLGFKPAITKPASVKVLKSEEVKLVACGRDHTIICTSRGSVYVAGSNQEGQLGLGHCNNTSSFHRLQPFCDHAPIKMLSAGCNTSAALTEDGRLFMWGDNAVGQIGLGDEEFAAEPREVVVGEAVMWVSCGYHHSALVTVDGDLYTFGEGASGRLGLQVEQLANHRVPQRVQGILGRVTQVSCGGEHTVALTEENMYTFGRGQYGQLGHGTFLFEVDSPKPLEHFCNSSIKHINCGENHTAVITNSGLLYTFGNGRHGKLGLGEENFINQFSPTVCTRFLKYHVQLVSCGGNHMLVLAAPRPPEIQGVVPETNDTNTENILEPSYKEILLMDTLIDPDLIVPLSSLSARARHREKGSSVELFGEMFHNLPRLNSGFLNTSWQTSRNIPTPKWLSKDFTTPSSSPKPQSEVTLSPPLSPRSPVLSSKPSSPRSQSSNTFRNKSSHAASSKSKSKKLPSPLLSPKSIAKHSPHVSPKRTARKRVATTKKALTKESPLPPKEPCSPSRPFSDISIKPLSEEKHPALPQTEGDTTSFQRQLVIEDMEEDISENGVDPDFLSNMENKKSRALRRTTKEAFQFDEKAGHNSLKASPTELFKGSLKKDASPLKTAKSLKYTSRKVTSKGKENITKQSSKITEHGNRQDREEPSNFKSPKRSESSLKTEAQQRLTEVKENVRRNRNVKKVIKVRTSEKNLIRTTKLDENKTSSLDKTSPVVMVTTGNETTNLSVQGGSMSSVEKDSEIQSETADVKPVDVQMQEETPRVKSTPTKDLHTVKSASKGRSKALNVKPPPVKKETIYVQVDTKKSQSVKSKPVKVKGKPQEVKSTPVKHQSKFTENTPVKSKSQGKVVENKLSTPQKVKSKMKIPDSTEVKDKKTVKEPKLKVKAKPEGEKGDEIKVKGEADNEDNTRAKPVSKQTEASSPLLSQQDTPIEVLCNPVSSQSAQRTEVASVGGAKSPQGLKAGDRDLFVSEREDTQSEDKPKWGEILSTAASLIPAVGMAGAAIGLLSEAVTGVGGHQSDSNSITSSTQNKTPVRERQFTKQSAIMQPSFSSSLFSSTEASNVPEESPEKDVKVKKNAIQEEERSDSVQSEQQAWVKSDGDEDFSYREGENTGTDVETSQQEHKEEKINRDHEGDDTEDEEKKKEEESGSDVEDKKEEEEEEGSESSNALEEETVSGEDEEEQDNEAAEEDGEEETGSSSEEEDEGSEKSDVTVSEEEEEEESSKEASGGGSESEEEDKDEEEDSEVSEDEEDEESASSKSKESEEEDREGSDTAESEAEEDHEDTEVDAEEEEEEEEEGETDEQKDSTESEEEEKDEETDESEGEEDEKHDKSSVDNEEEEEEDSEADEDEEEQDEREQGEEEGEEEVSSNEGDAEDETAEEEEKEEEESAEVGDEEGEEDEEESEEEVSGEEEESKEEEEEGGEEEEEESKMEISEEEEEAEEEEEESKEEEEEEESKEDEEEEGGEEEEEQSKEEEEEEESKEDEEEEGGEEEEEESNMEMSEEEEEAEGEEEESKAEEEEEKEEESKVEDSEKEEEEGEEEEEDSKAEVSEKEEEEGEEEEEESKAEVSEEEEEGEEEEEESKAEVSEEEEEGEEEEEESKAEVSEEEGEEEEAEEEEEEEESEESDEEEEEEEGGEEEEEGEEEEENEEEEAEEEEEGEEEEEKDKKEGKVEEEEEEEEEEGEGEEEEEEEEEEVKSKKDSQKLPPEEEDKQLKETPKPAPRTKQNATGEKKQDDPQQFWDDVLPQYLDLQ; encoded by the exons ATGACGGGACAGGACGATGTGGACATACCCG AATCAGGAGCCATCTTCACATTTGGAAAGAGCAGTTTTGCTGACAATGTGCCTAGTAAGTTCTGGCTGAAGAATGACCAGCCAGTGCACCTGTCATGTGGAGGGGAGCACACTGCTCTCATCACAG AAAATGGCAGGCTGCTTATGTTTGGTGGTAATACTTGTGGCCAACTGGGGCTTGGATTTAAGCCTGCGATCACAAAACCTGCCTCTGTAAAAG TCTTAAAATCTGAGGAGGTGAAGCTCGTAGCTTGTGGGAGAGATCATACAATCATCTGCACAT CACGGGGTAGTGTATATGTTGCTGGCAGTAACCAGGAGGGGCAGCTTGGTTTGGGCCACTGCAACAACACCTCATCCTTTCACCGGCTGCAGCCTTTCTGTGACCATGCACCAATCAAAATGCTTTCTGCAGGATGCAACACCTCAGCTGCCTTAACAG AGGATGGGAGGCTGTTCATGTGGGGAGACAACGCTGTGGGTCAGATCGGTTTAGGAGACGAGGAGTTTGCAGCAGAACCCAGAGAGGTGGTTGTCGGGGAGGCGGTGATGTGGGTCTCCTGTGGGTACCACCACTCAGCACTTGTCACAG tGGATGGAGATCTGTATACGTTTGGAGAGGGTGCAAGTGGAAGGCTTGGTCTCCAGGTGGAGCAGCTGGCCAATCACAGAGTCCCTCAGCGGGTGCAAGGGATTTTGGGTCGTGTCACTCAGGTCAGCTGTGGAGGGGAGCACACTGTGGCCCTCACAG AGGAGAACATGTACACGTTCGGCAGAGGTCAGTATGGTCAGCTGGGCCACGGGACATTCTTGTTTGAAGTTGATTCGCCAAAACCACTGGAGCACTTTTGTAACAGCAGCATCAAACATATCAACTGTGGAGAGAACCACACTGCTGTGATCACAA ACAGCGGGCTTCTCTACACGTTTGGTAATGGTCGTCATGGGAAACTCGGTTTAGGGGAAGAAAATTTCATCAACCAGTTCAGCCCAACGGTCTGCACACGTTTTCTCAAGTACCATGTTCAATTA GTGTCCTGCGGTGGGAACCACATGCTGGTATTGGCTGCACCCAGACCACCAGAGATCCAAGGAGTGGTACCAGAGACcaatgacacaaacacagaaaacattttggaGCCAAGTTATAAAGAAATCCTCCTGATGGACACTTTGATTGATCCTGATTTAATAGTCCCACTCTCCAGCCTCTCTGCTCGAGCCCGCCACAGAGAAAAA GGAAGCTCTGTGGAGCTGTTTGGGGAGATGTTTCACAACCTCCCGCGTCTAAATTCTGGCTTCCTCAACACCTCCTGGCAAACATCCAGAAATATCCCAACCCCTAAATGGCTCTCGAAGGACTTTACTACCCCTTCATCATCCCCAAAACCACAATCAGAAGTAACACTAAGCCCACCACTCTCCCCCAGATCTCCAGTGTTATCCTCAAAGCCGTCAAGCCCACGTTCTCAATCATCAAACACCTTTCGGAATAAATCCTCTCATGCTGCTTCCTCTAAGTCTAAATCCAAAAAGCTGCCTTCTCCCTTACTCTCACCAAAGTCTATAGCTAAACACAGCCCCCATGTATCTCCTAAAAGGACTGCAAGAAAGAGAGTGGCAACCACTAAAAAGGCCTTAACTAAAGAATCTCCTCTACCACCTAAAGAGCCCTGCAGTCCCAGCAGACCCTTCAGTGATATTTCCATTAAACCTCTCAGTGAGGAAAAGCATCCTGCCTTGCCACAAACAG aggGAGACACAACTTCTTTTCAAAGACAACTTGTCATAGAAGATATGGAGGAGGATATCTCTGAGAATGGAGTTGACCCTGATTTTTTGTCAAACATG GAAAATAAGAAAAGCCGAGCTCTTAGGAGAACTACGAAAGAGGCCTTTCAGTTTGATGAAAAGGCAGGACATAATTCTCTCAAGGCCTCACCCACAGAGCTCTTCAAAGGGTCTTTAAAGAAAGATGCCTCTCCACTGAAGACTGCAAagagtctaaaatacacatccAGAAAAGTCACATCTAAAGGCAAAGAGAACATCACAAAGCAGTCCAGTAAAATCACAGAACATGGAAACAGACAAGATCGTGAGGAACCCTCCAATTTTAAATCACCAAAACGATCAGAGTCCAGCCTGAAAACTGAAGCACAGCAGAGACTGACTGAAGTGAAAGAAAATGTCAGGAGaaatagaaatgtgaaaaaggttATTAAAGTAAGGACTTCTGAGAAAAACTTGATACGGACAACAAAACtggatgaaaataaaacatcatcatTGGACAAGACATCTCCTGTTGTTATGGTCACTACAGGAAATGAAACAACCAATTTATCTGTCCAAGGTGGAAGTATGTCATCTGTAGAAAAAGATTCagaaatccagagtgaaactGCTGACGTCAAACCTGTCGATGTGCAGATGCAAGAGGAGACACCGCGAGTCAAATCGACTCCAACAAAAGATTTGCACACAGTTAAATCTGCATCTAAAGGCCGAAGTAAAGCACTGAATGTGAAGCCGCCACCAGTGAAAAAAGAAACCATATATGTTCAGGTTGATACTAAGAAATCACAAAGTGTGAAATCCAAACCTGTGAAAGTAAAAGGAAAGCCGCAAGAGGTCAAATCCACACCAGTCAAACATCAAAGCAAATTTACCGAAAATACTCCAGTGAAAAGTAAAAGCCAAGGAAAGGTTGTGGAGAATAAGTTAAGCACACCTCAGAAAgtgaaaagtaaaatgaaaataccCGACAGCACTGAAGTCAAGGACAAAAAGACGGTGAAAGAACCAAAACTCAAGGTGAAAGCAAaaccagagggagagaaaggagaTGAAATCAAAGTTAAAGGAGAAGCAGACAATGAAGATAATACAAGGGCCAAGCCAGTGAGTAAGCAGACTGAAGCCTCCAGCCCGCTGTTATCGCAGCAGGATACACCTATTGAAGTGCTGTGTAACCCTGTTTCCTCTCAAAGCGCTCAGAGAACAGAGGTGGCTTCCGTCGGTGGTGCCAAATCCCCGCAAGGCCTCAAAGCTGGTGATAGAGATCTGTTTGTTTCTGAGAGAGAGGATACTCAGAGTGAAGACAAGCCAAAGTGGGGGGAGATCCTCAGTACTGCAGCCTCTCTGATTCCTGCTGTTGGGATGGCAGGTGCAGCGATAGGGCTCCTTAGTGAGGCTGTGACAGGCGTGGGAGGTCACCAGTCTGACAGTAACTCCATTACCTCTTCaacccaaaacaaaacaccTGTGCGAGAGAGGCAATTTACAAAGCAGAGTGCAATAATGCAGCCTTCCTTTTcctcgtcacttttttcttcaaCAGAGGCATCAAATGTGCCAGAAGAAAGCCCAGAAAAAGATGTTAAGGTCAAAAAGAATGCAAttcaagaagaagaaagaagtgattccgttcagtctgagcagcagGCGTGGGTGAAAAGTGACGGGGATGAAGACTTTTCATACAGAGAAGGAGAGAACACCGGCACAGATGTGGAAACTTCTCAGCAAGAACATAAAGAGGAGAAAATCAACAGGGATCATGAGGGAGATGACACTGAAgatgaggaaaagaaaaaagaggaagagagtgGGAGCGATGTGgaagataaaaaagaagaagaagaagaagagggaagtGAAAGTAGCAATGCCTTAGAGGAGGAGACTGTTTCtggagaggatgaggaggagcaaGATAATGAAGCTGCAGAGGAAGATGGTGAGGAGGAAACAGGCTCCAGCAGCGAGGAAGAGGATGAAGGAAGTGAGAaaagtgatgtcacagtgagtgaggaggaggaggaagaagaaagcAGCAAGGAAGCAAGTGGAGGAGGGAGTGAGAGTGAAGAAGAGGATAAAGACGAAGAGGAAGATAGTGAGGTTAGTGAggatgaagaagatgaagagtcGGCTAGCAGCAAGAGCAAAGAGTCAGAGGAAGAGGACAGAGAAGGAAGTGACACTGCAGAGTCTGAGGCAGAAGAAGATCATGAAGATACTGAGGTTGatgcagaggaagaggaagaggaagaggaagagggggaaaCTGATGAACAAAAAGATTCCACCgaaagtgaggaggaggagaaagatgaAGAAACAGATGAGAGTGAAGGGGAGGAAGATGAGAAACATGACAAATCGAGTGTAGacaatgaggaggaggaagaggaagatagTGAGGCTGATGAAGACGAGGAAGAGCAAGATGAAAGGGAgcaaggagaagaagagggtgAGGAAGAAGTGTCTTCAAATGAGGGGGATGCTGAGGACGAGActgcagaggaggaagaaaaagaggaggaagagtctGCAGAGGTGGGAGATGAAGAGGGtgaagaggatgaagaagagagTGAAGAGGAAGTgtcaggagaggaagaagagagtaaagaggaggaggaagaagggggtgaggaggaggaagaggagagtaaaatggaaatatcagaggaggaagaagaggctgaggaggaggaagaagagagtaaagaggaggaggaggaagaggagagtaaagaggacgaggaggaagaagggggtgaggaggaggaagaacagagtaaagaggaggaggaggaagaggagagtaaagaggacgaggaggaagaagggggtgaggaggaggaagaggagagtaatatggaaatgtcagaggaggaagaagaggctgagggggaggaagaagagagtaaagcggaagaagaggaggagaaggaagaggaaagTAAAGTAGAAGATtcagagaaggaggaagaagagggtgaagaggaggaggaagatagTAAAGCGGAAGTGTCagagaaggaagaagaagagggtgaggaggaggaagaagagagtaAAGCGGAAGTgtcagaagaggaagaagagggtgaggaggaggaagaagagagtaAAGCAGAAGTgtcagaagaggaagaagagggtgaggaggaggaagaagagagtaAAGCAGAAGTGTCAGAAGAGGAGGGCgaggaagaagaagcagaggaggaggaagaagaggaagagagtgaAG AGagtgatgaggaggaagaggaggaggaaggaggtgaggaagaagaagagggagaagaggaagaggagaatgaA GAGGAAGAagctgaagaggaagaagagggagaagaggaggagg agaaagacaaaaaagaaggaaaagtggaagaggaagaagaagaggaggaggaagaaggagagggtgaggaggaagaggaggaggaggaggaggaggtcaaaTCAAAGAAAGACTCACAGAAGTTGCCTCCTGAGGAagaagacaaacaactgaagGAAACACCGAAACCAGCTCCGAGGACGAAGCAGAACGCAACAGGAGAGAAGAAACAAGACGATCCTCAGCAGTTTTGGGACGATGTTCTGCCTCAGTACCTCGACCTGCAATGA